AAGAAAATTAAGGGCTGGACTTTCGATGCCACAAATGAACGAGCTTTTAACCACCTTTAATCACAAGCAACTCCAAATCACTAATTTTGAAATGGAAACATCTGCACTCTATGGCCTTGGGACATTATTAGGGCATAATACTTGTACCGTATGTGCAATAATAGCAAACAGGATAATAAAAGAGTATAGCAGGGATTACAAATTAGCTGTTGATAAGCTAATTGACCATGTATTAGAGAAATTAACCAGTTAGTTGTTAATAATTAAATGCAAGGTATGTAATTAACTGAAATGCTCCTGTTAATTTTGTCTTTAAACAAAGTAGTCCATGGAGAATAAAGAAATTAAAGCACTTATTGATCTTCTTGATGATCCTGATGAAGAGGTTTATTCCCATGTTAGGGTAAAGCTTCTTTCCTTTGGTGAACAAATAATTCCTGTTCTGGAGCATGTGTGGGAAATGGGCGACCCCTTTAACAATCTCATTCAAACCAGGATAGAAACCATTATCCATAAAATACAGTTTGACAACATTGCTCATGCATTAAGCAAATGGGCAAAAGAAGGCGCAACTGATTTACTTACCGGGGCAATACTAGTTTCCAAATACCAATATCCTGATCTTAATGAAGAAAAAATAAAATCCAAACTAGATCAGATTACGCGTGATGTATGGCTGGAGCTAAACGCAAACCTTACCGCACTTGAAAAAGTTAGAATTTTAAACCACATTATATTTGATGTTCATGGCTTTAGTGGGAACACAACAAATTATCATGCTCCCCAGAATTCATATATAAACAACGTATTAGAAAGCAAAAAAGGCAATCCTCTTTCCTTATCCATTTTATATGCTATTATTGGTCAGAAGCTAGGAATTCCTTTATATGGAGTAAACTTGCCACAGCATTTTATCCTTGCATACGTTGATAAAAATGCAGATGATGGGGCTTTTAGTGAGCAAGGTGATGTTTTGTTTTATGTTAATCCTTTTAGTAAGGGAGCAGTATTCAATAAAAAAGAAATAGATGACTTTCTGAAGCAGCTTAACGTTGAGCAAAACAAAAGTTTTTATGAGCCTTGTTCAAATTTGGATATTATTAACAGGCTTTTAAACAACCTGATTAATTCCTATGATAAATTAGGATATCCTTCCAAAAAAGAAGAATTGAAGGAATTATTGAAATCCCTTTCTGAATCCTAAATTAAGATAATAAATTTCCACCAAAGAAGTGAAATAAATTTCACGCAAAGAGCGCAAAGAAAAAAAACACGCAAAGGCGCTGAGGGAAAGGACCTTCTTCCTCAGTGCATCAGTTTGTAAAATCCAATTCATAATTATGGCCCTTGCAGTGGCAGGTGTTCTTGCTGGGACGGGTACTTGCTATTGAATCATTATTTTCTTTGTGATAGTGTTTTCTGAATACATCAGCTTAAAAAAATAAACTCCGGGAGCCATTGTACTAAGGTCAAAGTTGTTGTTATAAGATTCTGTACCATTTATCTTTTCCCACATTATTTGTTTTCCTGTGTTGTTATAGATCCCTACCATCACTTGATCAGAATCAAATGGTTTAAAACTTAAGTTAAATCTCCCATTATTTGGATTTGGGAAAACCTGAAGTTCAATAATTTCTTGAGAAAACTTTTCAATGCCAATTATTAAATTAAAATCAATGGTATCGCTATTGCTGCATCCCAGCGCATCTGTTACTTTTACAAAATATTCCCCTGGGGTATTAACTGTTATATCCTGTGTGGTTACACCTGTACTCCAAATATAAGTAGAACCGGAGTTTTGAGCATCTAAAATTACTTCAGAACCCGCAGGCAGATCAGAATCAGGACCTAAATCAACTAAGGGTAAAAAATTAACCCTAACTTCAACAGTATCGTATCCCATACAACCATTTATATCTATAACCTTTACAAAGTAATCTCCATGAGTTTTAACAGTAATGGATTTTGTGTTCTGCCCATTGCTCCAAAAAAACAATTCTGCACAAGATGAGTTAAGAATAACAGAATCACCATCACAAAAAGCCAGTGAGGTATTAGAGGTAATTTCCGGAATAGGACTTGCAAGAATATCAACTATGACTGTTTGTGAAACTGCTGAACAATTATTTTGATTCCAAAGGGTGAATGAATAACTTCCAGCGGATTTAACAGTAATGGAATTTGAAGTTTCACCTGTATTCCACACATAGATTCCTGCATATCCTGCATAAAGTATCACAGAATCTCCAGGGCAAAAAGAGGAATTCCCTATTGTATTAATTACAGCAACGGGTGCGGGTATAACAGTTATTGATAAAGAATCAGATATTGCAGAATTTCCATTTGAATCAAAAACAGTTACTGAAACTTCTCCCGAAGTTTTTACAGTAACAGAACATGTAGTTTGTCCTGTGCTCCAAAGATAACTATCACCTTGACTTGATGTTAAAACTACTGAATCATTGGAACAGAATGTCAATGGACCACTTGCAGTTACAACTGGTTGAATGTTTGTTGGAGTTATTCTGATTTCAAACCAGGCAGATGCACCAGTTTCAGCTCCACTTGCATTAAATGAGAACATCATTTGTGCTCCATTAATTTCATAAACAGAATTATCTCTCAGGTCTACAAGCTGAACTAGCAGGTTTGGCAAACTCACATTATTCTCGATATTAATTGTAAAGGTGCCGGAATTATTAAATTTCAAGTAAACAGGTATTTGTACTGATAAATCTAGAGGAGGTAAACTATTTATCGACAGTGAATAATTTTCCAGTGATTTACTATAAATTGATGGAACTGATGCATTGTTACTGAATAATTTGTGAGCATCAAACGGAGGATCAAAAGATTCCGTAGCTCCAGTTCTAAAAGCAATAATTGACTCATCGGAATAAGCACCTTTAACAATTTTTAATCCCAAGTGATCAATTGCATTAGAAAATTGGGGAAGAGCCAGAAAAATAAAAAATAAGGTAAGGCATTTAATAATAATTAGATTTTTGGTTTTGCTTGTTTTCATATCTATATAATTTGTTTTTTAACTGTTATTTGGTATAGCCATGTTGTATTCATTAGCGTTTGTGAACGGTTCGTGCATGGCTATTTCATAATGCTTAGTTTTATTAATACTTTATATTTATTTGACAAAGCTATATCGCAAGCCAAATGAATATGGCTGTTATTCGGTGAGTAAAAGGAAGAAAAAGGTGAATGAATTGAACAATAAGTTGAATGAAACTTGGAAAACAGATTTTACTGATACCAAAGCACAAAAGCATGCAAACTCAGATAAAAAAAAATTTTGGTGAAAATTGGTGCTTTGGTGGCTATTTTTCTTGCATATCTAAAAGTGACCTGGTGCTGATTTTCCTGCCACCAAAGCACAAACACCAAATAGCACCAAAAGTCAGGAATAATTTAAAAATGAATTTCAAAAACACAAGCGAATCGAGCATGCTTTGTATCCATCACACTAAGTAAATCTTGACAGATTTCTAAATCAGGAATAAGTTTGCAAGAAAAATATTTATGCAAACAAGAAAAGAAATACTTTCCATTTTGGAAGGTTTCCAGGAAAGCGGAGCAGGTGCTTTTTTCCGGTTACAAGCAAAGAGCCTGAACAATACTAAGGAAAAACCAATCAAACGATTGATGGGGATTGATTTTAAACCTAAACCTCTGTCTTCAATACCCGAAAAACCCAAAACAAAGATACAAAAAACTAAAACCGCTAGAAAAACCAGGATCGAAATTTTCAGTAGCTTAGGGTAAAAACCTTATTATTGTTTCATCAGCATATCCATTTCCTGAGACTCTTATTAAAAGAACATTTTCCAGACTCCTAAAATTTGATCCATTAAATGGAATTTACCACTCCTTTAACAGTTTTGTTTGAATTTATATCGGTAATAATATTAATGGAACAAAGTTGCTTAATGCCAATAAAAAAAGCAGTATTTTATACTAATTGTTTTTCAAATGTAGATAATTTGTTTTTTTAGTTGTCATATGGAATACGCCACGTTATATTCATTAGCATTTGTGAACGGTTCGTGCATGGCTATTTCATATTCCGATATTTTTGCTTTTAAAATTATTATACAAAGTACACTCATTCATTTAAGCGAAGCTATCTGAATGAGCCTTGTATTTATCACATGTAAAAATAATAAACAAATGTTTAAATAAGATGGATTTGTATTAAATTATGTTTTACATTGCGCAGATATTTATTTTTGCAAAGACTTTTTTTAGGGATAAAAATTGATTATTTTTAATAATAAGAGTAAAACATTTCATATGACAAAATTGTTAAAGAAATATTCTTTTTTAAAGCTATTGCACCGAAAATCAATAGTTTTATTGTTTCTGCTTATTTTTATCAATAACTCTGATGCCCTCACAAGAATTTCTGTCAAATCAGGTAATTGGAACAACAGTGATACTTGGGGTTGCTTTAATTGTATCCCCAAAATAGTTGATGATGTTGTAATTAGTTCCGGACATACTGTTACTGTAACTTCAGGAAAGCCTGTTGTAGCAACTTTAACCATTAATGCTTCCGGAGAATTATATCAGACTGTAGAGTTAAGAGTAAAAAATTCTTTAATCATTAATGGTATTCATACAGGATCAGGCAATCTTTTGGTTACGGGCAATAATGCATTAATTGATGGAACAGGCACAATAAATAATTCAGGCACTTTGGGGGTAAATCAAAATGTTTCGATTAAAGTTACCTGTGATTTAACTAAAAACTTCGGCAATGTTGAAATCAGCAACAACAAGGCATTAATCAACAATGGTATTTTTAGGATAGTAAACGGAAATTTAATCGGAGGAGGAGCTAGTTCTACCTGGATAAATGAACAAAATTCTTTATTAATAGTTGGTGGAGAAGTAATGACAACGGGATTATTAACTGCCACAGCCATCAATAATACTGTTATTTATACTGGGGGGGCTTTTCAATTTATAAAAAACACTAGTTATTATAATTTGGGAATCAATAAAATATCCAGTGCTGTTGCACGGTTTGCTGGCAATGCAATAATATACAATAATTTCACCATTACTTCCGGCATTGCAGAAGTAGATCCCTTTGCTTTATCAGTTTACGGTTTAACTAATATTAACGGCAGGTTAAAATTAACAAGTGCAACAGGAGCCAAAATTTTTAATAACATTACAATCGGTTCATCCGGCATTTTTGAATGTACTGCAAGCATACCGGTAATTGTTAACGGGAATATAATTAACAATGGCAGCTTTATTTCCAACACAGGTATTTTTTCTCTTGATGGCACTTTAATGAGTATAAGTGGTGTCAACAATGTTCAATTCAATAATCTTAATGTTAACGGTAGTTATACCAATAACGGCAGTGTGGGTATAAAAAATTCATTTACCGGACCCGGCTCATTTTCTCAAGGTACAAACTCTGTCTTAGCATTAGAAGTAGTTCCTGCAAATTTTACTGTAACTACTTTAAATGCGGAAGCTACAGAAAACACAGTACTATATAATGCAGTTGTTGACCAACAAATTAAAATCCCAACTGCAGGTTATTATCATCTGAATATAGCCGGTTCCGGCACAAAATTTCCTGCTTCCGCTTTAATTATAAATGGAAATTTAAATATCAGCAGCGCACTTGATGTTTCTTTGCTAGATTTCGATATTAATCTTGCGGGCAACTGGAACAATACCGGAATTTTCATCCCCAGAAATGCAAGAGTATTTTTTACCGGTGCAAATCAAAATATAGTTAATCCATTAGGAGAAACTTTTTTTAATTTAACCTTATCCGGTACAGATGTAAAAACAATTGATGCGGCAATTACTGTTATTAATGATTTGGTAATAAACTCCACTTTAGATGTTTCAACCTCCGCACATCAAATTAATGTTTTAAGAAACTGGAATAACAATGGAACTTTTGTAGCAAGAACAGGTACTGTTGTTTTTAATGGAATTATCTCTCAGCTAATTGGCGGCTCAGCTTTAACAACCTTTGGAAATATAAATGCCAGTAATCCTTCAGGCGTATCGCTCTCGGTTCATTCCAGAATTACAGGCACTCTTAATGTTGATCAGGGTGCGTTCAATACTACAGGGTTTAATTTTACCTTAGTATCCAATGCATACGGAACTGCCAGTATTGCTGCTTTAATAACAGGAGATGTCATTGGTGATATTATTATGGAAAGGTATCTTGCTCCCGGCCCTAACGATTGGCGTTTTTTATCTTCCGCTGTTAGTGGAAGAACTTTTAATGACTGGAAAGACGATTTTATTATGAGTGGGTTTCCCGGATCCCAATATCCAACATACGGTTTTGTTTCAATGTACACTTATAATGAAAGTGCTCCCGGGTTATATGAAATAGGGTATGTTGGAGCAACTAACATTACAAATCCAATTACAACAGGAAAAGGTTTTTGGGCATATATAGGGCCTACTCCACTTACTATAGACGTTAAAGGCCCCATACACAAAGGCTTAATTTCATTGCCTGTTACTTACACCCCAAGTTCAGCAGGAGCAAGTCAGGACGGTTGGTGCATGGTTGGAAATCCTTATCCTTCCACGATAAACTGGGATGCCCCCGGCTGGATTAAAACCAATGTAGCTAATGCTATATATATTTGGAACAGTAGCAATCAACAATATGCCGTTTATCAGGGAGGGCTGGGTATAAATGGAGGTTCAAAATTTATTGGTTCATCACAGGCTTTCTGGGTACAAACTTATGGATCTTCTCCTGCTTTATCCCTAACTGAAAACGTGAAAGCGAGCAATGACAAGTTTTTAAAAACCGGTTCCACAAATCTTAATATTCTTAAGTTTTCTATTGAAGGAAATAGCTTTAAAGATGAAACCATTATTAATTTCGATGCTTCTTCATCCCTTGCATTTGAACCTAATTTAGATGCTAAAAAATTATTCAGTTTTAATTCAATTGTTCCATCAATTACCACGGTTGCTGATTCCATGGATTTATCAATAAATTACCTGCCTGATCTCTTTGAAAATATTTCAATTCCAATTAAAGTATTGACCGGTGTATCTGGAAATCATGCTATTAATATTGACAAATCCGAATTCTCAGGGAAATTCACCTGTATAGTACTTGAAGACTTAGTAACAGGAACATTTATAAATTTAAACAGCACTGCATCCTATTCATTTAATTTAAATGATACTACTTCTGCCCCAAGATTTTTACTACACTTAAAGCCCGCCCTGCAAAATCAAATTAAACCTGTTTCCTGTGCAAATTATTTTGATGGAGCTATTAAGGTATCAGGCAAACCAGGAGATATTTTAAATTTTACCTGGACTGATGCCTCTGGAAACACCATCAAAACAACGACAGGTGCAAATAATGACAGTATCAATGATCTTTCTCCCGGAATTTATTTTATTACTGTTTCCGGGACAGAATGTGGCTCCATTACAGATTCAATCATATTGGTAACTCCTGATTCTATCTCCTCTGCTATTTCATATACTGATGCAAGTTGTCCTTCTGAAGCAGATGGTTCAGCATCTGTACTAATTTCAGGTGGTACTCCACCTTATTCTTATATATGGAATAATGGCTCAACACAAAGCAGCATTTGGGGTCTTTTATCAGGAAATTATGAATATACTGTTTATGACTCCAAAGGATGCTCATATACTGAAAATATTAGTATAAATAATGAAACTCTGGTTACTGCAGCATATACTTCCAATAAGGATACTGTTTTATTAAGTTCCGGAGGTTGGATAGATTTTTACAACACCTCTTTTAATGCACAAACTTACTTATGGGATTTTGGTGACGGAAATACTTCTTCCAATGAAAATCCTTCTCACCAATATACTATAGAAGGTGAATATCAGGTAAAACTCTCAGCATATAATAATTTATGTGTAGAAAGTAAAGGTTCACAAATTGTAGTTTTAGATAATCCAACTGATATAGCCAATATAGCTTCAAATGAAGAAGAATTAACTTTTATCCAGAAAAATAATGAAATAA
This portion of the Bacteroidota bacterium genome encodes:
- a CDS encoding T9SS type A sorting domain-containing protein gives rise to the protein MKTSKTKNLIIIKCLTLFFIFLALPQFSNAIDHLGLKIVKGAYSDESIIAFRTGATESFDPPFDAHKLFSNNASVPSIYSKSLENYSLSINSLPPLDLSVQIPVYLKFNNSGTFTINIENNVSLPNLLVQLVDLRDNSVYEINGAQMMFSFNASGAETGASAWFEIRITPTNIQPVVTASGPLTFCSNDSVVLTSSQGDSYLWSTGQTTCSVTVKTSGEVSVTVFDSNGNSAISDSLSITVIPAPVAVINTIGNSSFCPGDSVILYAGYAGIYVWNTGETSNSITVKSAGSYSFTLWNQNNCSAVSQTVIVDILASPIPEITSNTSLAFCDGDSVILNSSCAELFFWSNGQNTKSITVKTHGDYFVKVIDINGCMGYDTVEVRVNFLPLVDLGPDSDLPAGSEVILDAQNSGSTYIWSTGVTTQDITVNTPGEYFVKVTDALGCSNSDTIDFNLIIGIEKFSQEIIELQVFPNPNNGRFNLSFKPFDSDQVMVGIYNNTGKQIMWEKINGTESYNNNFDLSTMAPGVYFFKLMYSENTITKKIMIQ
- a CDS encoding T9SS type A sorting domain-containing protein; amino-acid sequence: MTKLLKKYSFLKLLHRKSIVLLFLLIFINNSDALTRISVKSGNWNNSDTWGCFNCIPKIVDDVVISSGHTVTVTSGKPVVATLTINASGELYQTVELRVKNSLIINGIHTGSGNLLVTGNNALIDGTGTINNSGTLGVNQNVSIKVTCDLTKNFGNVEISNNKALINNGIFRIVNGNLIGGGASSTWINEQNSLLIVGGEVMTTGLLTATAINNTVIYTGGAFQFIKNTSYYNLGINKISSAVARFAGNAIIYNNFTITSGIAEVDPFALSVYGLTNINGRLKLTSATGAKIFNNITIGSSGIFECTASIPVIVNGNIINNGSFISNTGIFSLDGTLMSISGVNNVQFNNLNVNGSYTNNGSVGIKNSFTGPGSFSQGTNSVLALEVVPANFTVTTLNAEATENTVLYNAVVDQQIKIPTAGYYHLNIAGSGTKFPASALIINGNLNISSALDVSLLDFDINLAGNWNNTGIFIPRNARVFFTGANQNIVNPLGETFFNLTLSGTDVKTIDAAITVINDLVINSTLDVSTSAHQINVLRNWNNNGTFVARTGTVVFNGIISQLIGGSALTTFGNINASNPSGVSLSVHSRITGTLNVDQGAFNTTGFNFTLVSNAYGTASIAALITGDVIGDIIMERYLAPGPNDWRFLSSAVSGRTFNDWKDDFIMSGFPGSQYPTYGFVSMYTYNESAPGLYEIGYVGATNITNPITTGKGFWAYIGPTPLTIDVKGPIHKGLISLPVTYTPSSAGASQDGWCMVGNPYPSTINWDAPGWIKTNVANAIYIWNSSNQQYAVYQGGLGINGGSKFIGSSQAFWVQTYGSSPALSLTENVKASNDKFLKTGSTNLNILKFSIEGNSFKDETIINFDASSSLAFEPNLDAKKLFSFNSIVPSITTVADSMDLSINYLPDLFENISIPIKVLTGVSGNHAINIDKSEFSGKFTCIVLEDLVTGTFINLNSTASYSFNLNDTTSAPRFLLHLKPALQNQIKPVSCANYFDGAIKVSGKPGDILNFTWTDASGNTIKTTTGANNDSINDLSPGIYFITVSGTECGSITDSIILVTPDSISSAISYTDASCPSEADGSASVLISGGTPPYSYIWNNGSTQSSIWGLLSGNYEYTVYDSKGCSYTENISINNETLVTAAYTSNKDTVLLSSGGWIDFYNTSFNAQTYLWDFGDGNTSSNENPSHQYTIEGEYQVKLSAYNNLCVESKGSQIVVLDNPTDIANIASNEEELTFIQKNNEIKLIFNLDTQSEAEISVYNIPGQLIFSGSKIKVKNDIITVDISVLNPGIYFISVRTNKTLTSKKIVIL